The Halosimplex litoreum genome has a window encoding:
- a CDS encoding PAS domain S-box protein, giving the protein MSDEEPPSTGERGPGTATGPDRILLLVQGQRNRDLLVDLLGDYEVVVAPPEADEPLPNFDLCIVGEATYRTVAETLESRKESAGERYLPVLLLVGAREGRDVSQPLHGAADDTLSVPTTEAVVESRVESLLRTRRQSLQLALYRRAMDDATVGISITDAADDQALTYVNDAYVEMTGYDREEVLGRNCRFLQGEATESEPVQRLREAIDAGEAVSVELRNYRNDGTEFWNHLEISPVYDDTGELTHYIGFQSDVTARKRAEERLREETETLEGLFETSPTGIAVIDADGRIVRANAAAEDVLGLERSDVVGRAFDEPSWEVVGESGEPLDSADLPFERVMATGDTVRGVEHGIAESGETRWLSINAAPLTGESGERIGVISTIEDITERRAQERELEQLVDFLDQMQVIADVGGWEVDVDVGEVEHTERLAELLGVWPRTELDLEEAFDLYHPDDEVDVRDAFERLVATGEPQELDCRIQTASGETRWVHVRGEPHQSESSVYRGTVQDITDRRERERNLEETKDLLESVFDASPIGILAVDVDGITRLWSEGCERIFGWSEEEALGEQLPNVQAEKQAEFDELRTEVIEGKQPVVGYETVRQRKDGSLVDVALTTAPMRDSDGEVTGVVGLLEDLTDQKQRQEELERYERIVETTSDLIYTLDEDLTFESSNPATADFLGQSADTIVGEHLSVVFGKEHTRVLTDAILDLLAEQATEKTVETILVDCDGRERQYQTTVSVRPSDRQIGEVVCVGRDITELQERDRRLSVFDRVLRHNLRNKMHVVQAWAERLEEDRTDVTVGDAAGNILKASDELLALAEQVRKFETVLDPGATDVVTTIDVAECVEEVASEAELSYPAASISVETPSVAEAAVHEAFELAVNELVDNAVKHTGERPSVQISVVVDDESDAVLVRVADDGPGIPTLERQSVTAGKESPLQHTNGLGLWFVRWIATNSGGSMRITDDEPTGAVVELRFSRE; this is encoded by the coding sequence CGCTCGAAAGCCGAAAGGAGAGCGCAGGAGAGCGCTACCTGCCGGTGCTCCTGCTGGTCGGAGCGCGCGAGGGACGCGACGTCTCCCAGCCCTTACACGGAGCGGCTGACGATACCCTCTCCGTTCCAACGACGGAGGCAGTCGTCGAGTCGCGTGTCGAGTCGCTCCTCCGGACCCGTCGCCAGTCACTGCAACTCGCGCTGTATCGGCGGGCGATGGACGATGCGACGGTCGGTATCAGCATCACGGACGCCGCCGACGACCAGGCGTTGACCTACGTCAACGACGCGTACGTGGAGATGACGGGGTACGACCGCGAGGAGGTGCTGGGTCGAAACTGCCGATTCCTGCAGGGCGAGGCGACCGAATCGGAGCCGGTCCAGCGCCTTCGCGAGGCCATCGACGCGGGCGAGGCGGTGAGCGTCGAGCTTCGAAACTACCGGAACGACGGAACCGAATTCTGGAACCACCTCGAGATCTCCCCGGTCTACGACGACACGGGAGAGCTCACCCACTATATCGGCTTTCAGTCCGATGTCACCGCTCGAAAACGGGCTGAGGAGCGACTGCGCGAGGAGACGGAGACGCTCGAAGGGCTGTTCGAGACGAGCCCGACGGGCATCGCAGTGATCGATGCCGACGGACGGATCGTCCGGGCGAACGCGGCAGCCGAAGACGTCCTCGGACTGGAGCGCTCAGACGTCGTCGGCCGCGCGTTCGACGAACCGAGCTGGGAGGTCGTCGGAGAGAGCGGTGAGCCGCTCGACAGCGCGGACCTCCCGTTCGAGCGCGTGATGGCAACCGGTGATACCGTCCGAGGAGTCGAGCACGGCATCGCCGAGAGCGGCGAGACACGCTGGCTCTCGATAAACGCCGCCCCCCTGACCGGCGAGTCGGGCGAGCGAATCGGTGTTATCTCGACCATCGAGGACATTACCGAACGACGGGCACAGGAGCGTGAACTGGAGCAACTGGTCGATTTCCTCGATCAGATGCAGGTTATCGCCGACGTCGGCGGCTGGGAGGTAGACGTTGACGTCGGTGAGGTCGAACACACCGAACGGCTCGCCGAACTGCTCGGTGTCTGGCCGCGAACCGAACTCGACCTCGAAGAGGCGTTCGACCTTTACCACCCGGACGACGAAGTGGACGTCCGTGACGCGTTCGAACGGCTGGTGGCGACCGGTGAGCCACAGGAACTCGACTGTCGCATCCAGACGGCGTCCGGTGAGACCAGATGGGTGCACGTTCGAGGTGAACCACACCAGTCCGAGTCGTCTGTCTACCGAGGCACCGTTCAGGACATCACCGATCGCAGGGAGCGCGAGCGGAACCTCGAAGAGACGAAAGACCTGCTCGAGTCCGTGTTCGACGCCTCACCCATCGGGATACTCGCAGTGGACGTGGACGGCATCACACGACTCTGGAGTGAAGGGTGCGAGCGCATCTTCGGCTGGTCCGAAGAGGAGGCTCTCGGCGAACAGCTACCGAACGTCCAAGCGGAGAAGCAAGCGGAGTTCGACGAACTGCGAACCGAAGTGATAGAGGGCAAACAACCGGTTGTAGGCTACGAAACGGTTCGCCAGCGGAAAGACGGGTCGCTCGTCGACGTAGCGCTCACGACGGCCCCGATGCGGGATAGCGACGGTGAGGTCACCGGCGTGGTCGGCCTCCTCGAAGACCTCACCGACCAGAAACAGAGACAGGAGGAACTCGAGCGATACGAGCGTATCGTCGAAACGACGAGCGACCTGATATACACGCTCGACGAAGACCTGACGTTCGAGTCGTCGAACCCGGCGACGGCAGACTTCTTGGGGCAGTCGGCGGACACCATCGTCGGCGAACATCTCTCGGTAGTGTTCGGCAAAGAGCACACGAGAGTTCTGACCGACGCGATACTGGATCTTCTGGCCGAGCAAGCGACAGAGAAGACGGTAGAGACGATACTCGTCGACTGCGACGGGAGAGAGCGACAGTACCAGACGACCGTCTCGGTCCGTCCGTCCGACCGACAGATAGGAGAGGTCGTCTGTGTCGGACGTGACATCACCGAGTTGCAGGAGCGCGACCGCCGACTCTCCGTCTTCGACCGAGTGCTTCGGCACAACCTCAGGAACAAGATGCACGTCGTCCAGGCGTGGGCGGAGCGACTCGAGGAGGATCGGACGGACGTGACTGTGGGAGACGCCGCCGGCAATATTCTGAAAGCCAGTGACGAACTGCTCGCACTCGCGGAGCAAGTCAGGAAGTTCGAGACCGTACTGGACCCCGGTGCGACCGACGTCGTCACGACCATCGACGTGGCGGAGTGCGTGGAGGAGGTCGCATCGGAGGCGGAGTTGAGTTACCCCGCCGCATCGATCTCGGTCGAGACACCGTCGGTCGCGGAAGCAGCGGTCCACGAGGCGTTCGAACTGGCCGTGAACGAGCTGGTCGACAACGCGGTGAAACACACCGGAGAGCGCCCTTCGGTACAGATATCGGTCGTGGTAGACGACGAGTCGGACGCCGTGCTCGTTCGTGTCGCCGACGACGGGCCGGGAATCCCCACGCTCGAACGACAGTCGGTCACCGCCGGGAAGGAGTCACCACTCCAGCACACCAACGGACTCGGACTGTGGTTCGTGCGGTGGATAGCGACGAACAGCGGTGGTTCGATGCGTATCACCGACGACGAGCCGACAGGGGCCGTCGTCGAACTTCGATTCTCCCGGGAGTGA